From the genome of Deinococcus ruber, one region includes:
- a CDS encoding ABC transporter substrate-binding protein → MHVQRLSILSLTSLLLSSAALAAAPSDTLVLQQSSDISTLDPAQAYDIPTFSVIENLYEPLVAYQGSDLTRLHPVLATSWKISPDGKTYTFNLRKGVRFHSGNVFGCADAQYTLQRLIVTNNADSGNFFLSNSLLGTESNAADDTSITWAKIAGAVTCNAAGQLVLKLPKSDPALLSKLASQNMSIVDRQWAINLGEWNGTEATWKTWVGKDLTDSALSKQPSGTGAYKLVSRDDHSVLATAFPSYWGGAPKIKNVIVQLVGEEASRLEALKRGDADVVEVGARPVLTQLQGRSDIVILDHLANLSTPVMLMNEDIQNPALLGSGKLDGQGIPANFFSDVNVRQAFSYAFDDTTYIRDITGGAGVKRTMTLPPAFLGYDKTLPTYSFDKAKATAAFKKAFGGQVWDKGFTLTITYRAGSKDGQQTIDLIARAVESLNPKFHVITQAEQWSSLLSDSKAGKTAMLLLSWGADYADPDNVMYTLLASDGYYSPRTHFADAQIDQWLTQARTVTDPQTRAALYRKAGARAHVLAPYLLMPADPNFIVFRSNLQGITPSSFNPMLSGLSGTYWRQLSKK, encoded by the coding sequence ATGCATGTACAGCGACTGTCTATCCTGAGCCTCACGAGCCTCCTGCTCTCCAGCGCTGCTCTGGCTGCAGCGCCCAGCGATACCCTTGTTCTGCAGCAGAGCAGCGATATTTCTACCCTCGATCCAGCGCAGGCGTACGACATCCCAACCTTCAGCGTCATCGAGAATCTCTACGAACCCTTGGTTGCCTACCAGGGCAGCGATCTGACGCGGCTGCATCCGGTCCTGGCGACCAGCTGGAAGATCAGCCCGGACGGCAAGACGTACACATTCAACTTGCGCAAGGGCGTGCGCTTTCACAGCGGAAATGTCTTCGGCTGTGCGGATGCTCAGTACACCCTGCAGCGTCTGATCGTCACGAACAACGCGGACAGCGGCAATTTCTTTCTCAGCAACAGCCTGCTCGGCACCGAAAGCAACGCCGCCGATGACACAAGCATCACCTGGGCCAAGATCGCAGGCGCCGTCACCTGCAACGCCGCTGGACAGCTGGTGCTCAAACTGCCGAAATCCGATCCGGCCCTGCTCTCGAAACTCGCCTCGCAGAACATGTCCATCGTCGACCGGCAGTGGGCAATCAACCTCGGTGAGTGGAATGGCACCGAAGCCACCTGGAAGACCTGGGTCGGCAAGGATCTAACCGACAGTGCGCTGAGCAAACAGCCCAGCGGCACCGGGGCCTACAAACTGGTCAGCCGTGATGATCACAGCGTGCTGGCAACAGCGTTCCCCAGCTACTGGGGTGGAGCACCGAAGATCAAGAACGTGATTGTTCAGTTGGTTGGGGAAGAAGCCAGCCGTCTGGAAGCGCTCAAGCGTGGGGACGCTGACGTGGTCGAAGTCGGAGCACGCCCAGTGTTGACGCAGCTGCAAGGCAGATCCGATATCGTCATCCTCGATCATCTGGCCAACCTGAGCACCCCCGTGATGTTGATGAACGAAGACATCCAGAATCCGGCGCTCCTGGGGAGTGGAAAGCTGGACGGCCAGGGGATCCCGGCGAACTTCTTCTCGGACGTGAATGTCCGTCAGGCCTTTTCGTACGCCTTCGACGACACCACCTACATTCGAGACATCACGGGCGGAGCGGGTGTGAAACGCACCATGACCCTCCCTCCGGCCTTCCTGGGGTATGACAAGACCCTGCCGACGTACAGCTTCGACAAGGCCAAGGCCACGGCGGCCTTCAAGAAGGCCTTCGGGGGACAGGTGTGGGACAAGGGCTTCACCCTGACCATCACCTACCGGGCAGGGTCGAAGGACGGGCAGCAGACCATTGATCTGATCGCTCGGGCCGTCGAGAGTCTGAACCCGAAGTTCCACGTCATCACCCAGGCCGAGCAGTGGTCGAGCTTGTTGAGTGACAGCAAGGCGGGCAAGACCGCGATGCTGCTGCTGAGCTGGGGGGCGGATTATGCCGATCCGGACAACGTCATGTACACCCTGCTGGCGTCGGACGGGTATTACAGCCCTCGGACGCACTTCGCGGACGCGCAGATCGATCAGTGGCTGACACAGGCGCGGACCGTCACCGATCCGCAGACCCGCGCGGCGCTCTACCGCAAGGCGGGTGCACGAGCGCATGTGCTCGCTCCGTATCTGTTGATGCCCGCCGATCCGAACTTCATTGTGTTCCGGTCGAACCTGCAGGGCATTACGCCCAGCAGCTTCAATCCGATGCTCAGCGGCCTCAGCGGCACCTACTGGCGGCAGCTCAGCAAGAAATAA
- a CDS encoding single-stranded DNA-binding protein — protein MTNPPPRPSSESTPPPAQPSGPIPVSTQPTMRLIGPLGTELLLPTSSNTFYEDRRRYGKRGFTDPGDLTHHPLELPRCMVDFFDWTLIGCREFMSRDETGQPIPAVDYRGRVYKRRDLPGNKKLKLPEGDVKYSRGAKAGEEQIASGASGENAGYVTLVFFRSKGPPLAEFCKPGTFAQAQAVYQADRVSQQAMPQASD, from the coding sequence ATGACCAACCCACCTCCCCGGCCGTCCTCCGAGTCCACCCCTCCGCCCGCTCAGCCGAGCGGCCCCATTCCGGTCAGCACGCAGCCGACCATGCGACTGATTGGCCCGCTCGGTACGGAACTGCTGCTCCCAACCAGCAGCAACACCTTCTACGAGGATCGCCGCCGGTACGGCAAGCGCGGCTTCACGGATCCCGGCGACCTGACGCACCATCCACTGGAGCTGCCTCGCTGCATGGTGGATTTCTTCGACTGGACGCTCATCGGCTGCCGCGAATTCATGTCCCGTGACGAGACAGGGCAGCCGATCCCAGCCGTAGACTACCGGGGACGCGTCTACAAGCGGCGGGACCTACCAGGGAACAAGAAACTGAAGCTTCCCGAAGGCGACGTGAAATACAGCCGCGGCGCGAAGGCAGGGGAGGAGCAGATTGCCAGCGGCGCCAGTGGTGAGAACGCTGGCTACGTGACGCTGGTGTTTTTCCGTTCCAAGGGCCCACCCCTGGCAGAGTTCTGCAAACCTGGGACCTTCGCGCAGGCGCAAGCGGTGTATCAGGCTGACCGCGTGAGTCAGCAGGCAATGCCCCAAGCATCTGATTGA
- a CDS encoding ATP-dependent DNA helicase: MTSALSSHSLQLLALADAGPFRRMDAARSIGSAGYADQAITQLLTSDLITVVGQGRHKHYQRAVHTTHATEASLEAARTLLRNHPGPLTALQFGPHREAADLLVTLGEAERVMVGFLAIYSRPATRHHSPDHHPVSDDPSMHSAISWSGIVLGTRTDGTVRLGLPDREIQVQLPPGSPAAQPRDYVWVELAAALELPQRTAARALSCVVLPEADLCRTYLTHLPGFSTTDVNTVLHLCASSLEPLRALGGWREQLSARTVQILTAAGEHPLEMLYELSALLLLGLSREQAAPLAQQAGIAGRAHHNPYILSGEIGFPAADKLARARGGRLDDPNRLAALTAEVLRRARLFGHAFLPLAELETQLAQTGCTSAQQQAAIDLAEAQQLLQRDQDRIYLAGGLQQERDVARLLREHLARPTRPSSGSVPMAQLNTAQQQALHQALHAPLSLLTGPPGSGKSHMLRALCEAAEQRGLKVALAAPTGKAALRLSQATDGRPTSTIHRLLGAHRNGFQQDLSRPLDAELVVIDEASMLGDELLLQLLKALKGNARLLLVGDAAQIGPIEHGAPFQHLLQRAPTTRLTQVYRHGPESRVYELAQALLQGDDVEWEAEVGSCTDAAQAVRLAGTSMLLTPTRAGPFGAAALNEASQAQRGFRGGTDIREGFAHVGDPVLQTVNNYEQGVFNGHLGVVLETSRSQTVVDFDGHSVIYRGLERMTLQPAYALTIHRAQGSEWPEVSVVLHEHHQGMLSRTIAYTAVTRAREQVTLLGSPLAWEVAAARRTPGRHSYLAERLGH, encoded by the coding sequence ATGACTTCCGCTCTGAGTTCACATAGTTTGCAACTGCTCGCCCTCGCGGACGCCGGCCCCTTTCGACGCATGGATGCCGCGCGCTCCATTGGCAGTGCCGGCTACGCGGACCAGGCCATCACACAGCTCTTGACGTCCGACCTCATCACGGTGGTCGGGCAGGGCCGCCATAAGCACTATCAGCGCGCCGTGCACACCACACACGCGACGGAAGCTTCGCTGGAAGCGGCCCGCACGCTGCTGAGAAATCACCCCGGCCCCCTCACGGCCCTTCAGTTCGGTCCGCACCGTGAGGCCGCCGATCTGCTGGTCACGCTCGGAGAGGCAGAGCGCGTGATGGTCGGCTTCTTAGCCATCTACTCCCGACCTGCCACACGGCACCACTCGCCTGACCACCACCCGGTGTCGGACGATCCGAGCATGCACAGCGCGATTTCTTGGAGTGGCATCGTCCTTGGCACCCGGACGGATGGAACGGTGCGTCTCGGTCTGCCTGACCGGGAAATCCAGGTGCAGCTCCCTCCGGGCAGTCCAGCGGCACAGCCCCGCGACTACGTATGGGTAGAGTTGGCCGCAGCCCTGGAGTTGCCCCAGCGCACGGCAGCGCGTGCACTCAGCTGCGTGGTTCTTCCGGAGGCTGATCTCTGCCGGACGTATCTCACGCACCTTCCAGGCTTCAGTACCACAGACGTGAACACGGTGCTGCACCTGTGTGCGTCCTCGCTCGAACCCTTACGCGCGCTGGGTGGCTGGCGAGAACAGCTGTCTGCCCGGACCGTTCAGATCCTGACTGCGGCAGGAGAACACCCGCTCGAGATGCTCTACGAACTGAGTGCGCTGTTGCTGCTGGGGCTGAGCCGCGAGCAGGCAGCTCCACTGGCGCAGCAGGCCGGGATCGCAGGCCGTGCTCACCACAACCCGTATATTCTCAGCGGCGAGATCGGATTTCCAGCTGCTGACAAGCTGGCACGGGCGCGCGGTGGCCGCCTGGACGATCCGAACCGATTGGCCGCGCTGACGGCGGAAGTGTTACGTCGAGCACGACTGTTTGGGCATGCCTTCTTGCCACTGGCGGAATTGGAAACGCAGTTAGCTCAGACCGGTTGCACATCTGCTCAGCAACAAGCCGCCATCGACCTCGCCGAAGCGCAGCAGCTGCTCCAGCGCGACCAGGACCGGATCTATCTAGCGGGAGGACTGCAGCAGGAACGCGATGTCGCCCGGCTGCTCCGGGAGCACCTGGCCAGGCCCACCCGACCCAGTTCCGGCAGCGTGCCGATGGCCCAGCTGAACACCGCGCAACAGCAGGCGCTCCACCAAGCACTCCACGCACCGTTGAGCCTCCTGACGGGGCCGCCCGGAAGCGGGAAGAGCCACATGCTCCGGGCATTGTGCGAAGCTGCCGAACAGCGCGGCCTGAAAGTGGCCCTGGCTGCTCCCACCGGGAAAGCTGCACTGCGACTCTCCCAGGCCACGGACGGACGCCCGACCAGCACGATCCACCGACTCCTGGGGGCACATCGGAACGGATTTCAGCAGGATCTCTCCCGGCCGTTGGATGCTGAACTGGTGGTGATCGACGAGGCGAGCATGCTCGGCGACGAACTGCTGCTGCAGCTGCTGAAAGCGCTGAAAGGAAATGCCCGGCTCTTGCTGGTGGGGGACGCCGCACAGATTGGCCCGATCGAACATGGCGCACCGTTCCAGCATCTGTTGCAGCGTGCGCCGACCACGCGCCTCACCCAGGTCTATCGTCACGGACCAGAGAGCCGTGTGTACGAACTCGCGCAGGCCCTGCTCCAGGGCGACGATGTCGAGTGGGAGGCCGAGGTCGGAAGCTGTACGGACGCAGCGCAGGCAGTGCGGCTGGCCGGCACATCCATGTTGCTCACGCCGACCCGGGCTGGGCCTTTCGGCGCGGCTGCGTTGAATGAAGCGTCGCAGGCGCAGCGAGGCTTCCGCGGCGGCACCGACATTCGCGAGGGCTTCGCCCATGTGGGCGATCCGGTTTTGCAGACCGTCAACAATTACGAGCAGGGTGTCTTCAACGGACATCTCGGCGTCGTGCTGGAAACGTCGAGGTCACAGACCGTGGTGGACTTCGACGGACATTCGGTGATCTATCGAGGCCTGGAGCGCATGACGCTGCAACCGGCGTATGCACTGACCATCCACCGCGCCCAGGGAAGTGAGTGGCCGGAGGTCAGCGTGGTGCTCCATGAACACCATCAAGGGATGCTGTCGCGCACCATCGCGTATACCGCTGTGACGCGCGCCAGGGAGCAGGTGACGCTGCTGGGAAGTCCGCTGGCGTGGGAGGTGGCGGCAGCGCGGCGCACGCCGGGGCGGCACTCGTATCTGGCCGAGCGATTGGGTCACTAG
- a CDS encoding restriction endonuclease, producing MIAPLSAFTFTFLIFMMLSGLGWLSGTVNIGSFLFFVTLTCVSATFDDQRAKKKAQLAVTDLQMMDPRELELHVARVLSGLPGWKAEATRSSADQGADVIATGPKRQRLAIQVKRYQQNVGNDAVQAVVASKALYKCTGAVVITSGPGFTRAAKELAEANAVKLWGPEDLLQLQQAARQKKSPAANLLPQPPKTSWWT from the coding sequence ATGATTGCTCCGCTCAGTGCATTCACCTTCACCTTCCTTATTTTTATGATGCTCTCTGGCCTCGGCTGGCTTTCAGGTACCGTGAACATTGGAAGCTTTCTCTTCTTCGTCACGCTGACCTGCGTCTCAGCCACCTTTGATGATCAGCGAGCCAAGAAGAAAGCGCAGCTGGCAGTGACTGATCTCCAGATGATGGATCCTCGCGAGCTGGAATTGCATGTGGCACGGGTGCTGAGTGGCCTGCCAGGTTGGAAGGCCGAGGCGACCCGCAGCAGCGCCGATCAGGGTGCAGACGTGATCGCCACCGGCCCGAAACGGCAGCGGCTCGCGATTCAGGTCAAGCGCTACCAGCAGAACGTCGGAAATGACGCGGTGCAGGCGGTCGTGGCGTCCAAAGCCCTGTACAAGTGCACGGGGGCCGTGGTCATCACCAGCGGCCCCGGCTTCACCCGTGCGGCCAAGGAGCTCGCTGAGGCGAATGCCGTGAAGCTGTGGGGACCAGAGGATCTCCTCCAGCTTCAGCAGGCTGCCCGTCAGAAGAAGAGCCCCGCCGCGAACCTCTTGCCTCAGCCCCCGAAGACTTCCTGGTGGACCTGA
- a CDS encoding UvrD-helicase domain-containing protein, translating to MRSGRGDGVVRATAGSGKTTTLVEIAHQLPDDLNACFMAFNKHTAAELSARLPGHVRACTVHQFGNRSLRAAYPHLRQREPQPKKLRHLVREHIQVLSAEFACSKEDLSLASNYLYELVRFAMLNLTDPRHDEEIAALAIEYNLTPPTDHALERQCHLEVRTLLRRRLDVLKTQGIYDYEDMLHLPAALGLPVEQFDFVFVDEAQDLNAVQLELVLRAMSPGGRRLFVGDERQAIYGFAGADTDSLQRIVQRTNATILPLSITYRCPRSHVALARQLAPEIEAAPDAEEGNVAVIPETALDRWLRPGALVLCRFTAPLVQHCLAQVRAGRPAVVRGMDIGQRLADMAKQLFPLTLEGWEATLQAYALTEEARIRRSSQNDEDLERQLMLRRDLILCLTAITRDIVTGGSENLSALLRSIARLFSDQDSPVVFSTIHKAKGKEADLVLILYPESMPAVYARTANAARGEACVQFVALTRSKRDLIFVQQPPREHSIVDRLSR from the coding sequence GTGCGGAGCGGCCGCGGGGACGGCGTGGTCCGGGCCACCGCCGGGTCCGGTAAGACCACGACACTGGTTGAGATTGCCCACCAACTGCCGGACGACCTCAACGCCTGCTTCATGGCCTTCAACAAACACACCGCCGCCGAGCTGAGCGCCCGACTCCCAGGACACGTCCGGGCCTGTACCGTGCATCAATTCGGCAACCGCAGCCTCCGGGCCGCATATCCACACCTGAGGCAGAGGGAACCACAGCCGAAGAAGTTGCGGCACCTGGTCCGCGAACACATTCAGGTTCTCTCAGCTGAGTTTGCCTGCAGCAAGGAAGACCTCTCATTGGCGTCGAACTATCTCTACGAGCTGGTCCGCTTCGCCATGTTGAATCTGACCGATCCACGACACGATGAGGAGATCGCCGCGCTGGCCATTGAATACAACCTGACGCCACCGACCGACCACGCTCTGGAACGTCAGTGTCATCTGGAAGTTCGGACGTTGCTGCGACGCCGCCTCGACGTCCTGAAAACGCAAGGCATCTACGACTACGAGGACATGCTGCATCTGCCGGCCGCACTCGGGTTACCGGTCGAGCAGTTCGATTTTGTATTCGTTGACGAGGCCCAGGATCTGAATGCTGTGCAACTCGAGTTGGTCCTCCGTGCGATGAGTCCTGGCGGGCGGCGGCTCTTTGTGGGGGATGAACGCCAGGCCATCTACGGCTTCGCGGGAGCCGATACAGACTCGCTCCAGCGCATCGTGCAGCGCACCAACGCCACCATCTTGCCACTCTCCATCACTTACCGCTGTCCACGCTCGCACGTCGCGCTGGCCCGCCAGCTCGCGCCAGAGATCGAGGCTGCCCCGGACGCCGAAGAAGGCAACGTCGCCGTCATTCCGGAGACTGCACTGGACCGCTGGCTGCGGCCAGGCGCCCTGGTGCTCTGCCGCTTCACGGCCCCCCTGGTGCAGCACTGCCTGGCACAGGTTCGGGCCGGTCGCCCAGCAGTCGTTCGCGGAATGGACATCGGCCAGCGGTTAGCGGACATGGCCAAGCAGCTCTTTCCACTCACCCTGGAAGGCTGGGAAGCAACCTTGCAGGCGTACGCCCTGACGGAGGAGGCCCGGATCCGCAGGTCCTCCCAGAACGACGAAGATCTTGAGCGGCAGCTGATGCTGCGCCGCGATTTGATCCTCTGCCTGACGGCCATCACCCGCGACATCGTGACTGGTGGAAGCGAAAACCTCAGCGCGCTGCTGCGGAGCATTGCGCGCCTCTTCAGCGACCAGGACTCTCCGGTGGTCTTCTCGACCATTCACAAGGCCAAAGGGAAGGAGGCTGACCTGGTCTTGATCCTCTATCCAGAAAGTATGCCAGCTGTCTACGCCCGCACGGCCAACGCAGCGCGCGGAGAGGCCTGCGTACAGTTCGTCGCCCTGACCCGCTCGAAGCGCGACCTGATCTTCGTTCAGCAACCGCCACGCGAACACTCCATCGTTGATCGGCTGTCCAGGTGA
- a CDS encoding competence protein CoiA family protein — protein sequence MIQIPLALDHHGELASALTALKHVSYTCLECGGSLHVRRGETNIAHFAHTAHDTQGCSGESVIHRAAKRVLRQQLEAELAQDGHVQWVRHCPGVQTPCRMQAVLPERYNVGPGATVLEEVTYGRYRFDVAVLIGPRVVFGFEVYHRHAVPREKAEGLNVPWLELVAEEILEFKPRVPWRDSVGVQHCQDCMALQRALVARLARDAQRGKQTERYVAEVLQVKHTWEAILLTAGWKRKL from the coding sequence GTGATTCAGATTCCGCTGGCGCTGGATCACCACGGCGAGTTGGCGAGCGCCCTGACTGCCCTAAAACATGTGTCCTACACCTGCCTCGAATGTGGAGGCAGCCTGCACGTCCGGCGAGGCGAGACGAACATTGCCCACTTCGCCCATACCGCCCACGACACGCAGGGTTGTAGTGGGGAGAGCGTCATTCACCGGGCCGCCAAACGAGTCCTCAGGCAGCAGTTGGAGGCCGAGCTGGCCCAGGACGGGCACGTACAGTGGGTTCGGCACTGTCCCGGTGTGCAGACACCGTGCCGCATGCAGGCGGTCCTACCGGAGCGGTACAATGTCGGTCCTGGCGCGACCGTCCTGGAAGAGGTGACGTACGGTCGCTACCGATTCGATGTCGCCGTGCTGATCGGTCCACGGGTGGTATTTGGTTTCGAGGTCTATCATCGGCATGCCGTTCCAAGAGAGAAAGCTGAGGGGCTGAACGTGCCCTGGCTGGAATTGGTGGCTGAAGAGATCCTGGAATTCAAACCGCGCGTCCCCTGGCGGGACAGCGTCGGTGTGCAGCACTGTCAGGACTGTATGGCATTACAGCGGGCTCTGGTCGCTCGCCTGGCCCGCGACGCCCAGCGGGGCAAACAGACCGAGCGCTATGTAGCTGAGGTTCTGCAGGTCAAACACACCTGGGAAGCAATCCTGCTCACCGCTGGCTGGAAACGGAAGCTATAA
- a CDS encoding FAD-dependent oxidoreductase, with product MNASQSSLVPLPRIAIVGAGPGGLLCARVLQRRGLSVTVYDLDTSLTARHEGGSLDLHADSGQLAMAEAGLLQEFLERARIEGQAQRRYSASGLLEAEFLPNPDERGAPEIDRGTLRHLLAESLNPGTIQWGHKLHAVLPLGDGSHRLTFANGETAETDLLIGADGAWSKVRPLLSSAQPQHTGVVFLTVRYDDVETHHPEIARLVGDGLMVVKGPDGDATGRSIWAQRSGNGSVTGYFTFRADPDWAEQIGLTLTDRAAVVAWLQEQYQSWSPLFMPLLTETDVGFVNRPIVALPAPLTWDRVKGVTLLGDAAHVMPPLGQGVNLALQDAADLAVAISEEPNVDRALQRYEERMLPRAGRIATEVNAGFTQLFSAEPGEAPDRTAELAGYRSAVESKR from the coding sequence ATGAACGCTTCCCAGTCTTCCCTTGTGCCTCTCCCTCGGATCGCCATTGTTGGCGCTGGACCAGGCGGCCTCCTCTGCGCCCGTGTGCTCCAGCGACGTGGCCTGTCCGTTACCGTGTATGACCTTGACACCTCGCTCACGGCCCGCCACGAGGGCGGTTCCTTGGACTTGCATGCCGACAGTGGCCAGCTTGCCATGGCGGAGGCGGGCCTGCTTCAGGAGTTTTTGGAACGCGCCCGCATCGAAGGCCAGGCGCAGCGTCGCTACAGCGCCAGCGGGCTGCTGGAAGCGGAATTCCTACCCAACCCAGACGAGCGCGGCGCACCCGAGATTGACCGCGGCACGTTGCGTCACCTGCTGGCCGAGTCGTTGAATCCCGGTACTATCCAGTGGGGCCACAAACTCCATGCCGTCCTTCCGCTGGGTGACGGTTCCCATCGCCTGACGTTCGCAAACGGTGAGACGGCAGAGACGGACCTCTTGATCGGTGCAGACGGTGCCTGGTCAAAGGTCCGCCCCCTCCTGAGCAGTGCTCAGCCGCAGCACACGGGGGTGGTTTTTCTGACTGTCCGCTATGACGATGTCGAGACGCATCATCCTGAGATCGCGCGGCTCGTAGGAGACGGCCTCATGGTTGTCAAGGGCCCGGACGGCGACGCAACTGGCCGGTCGATCTGGGCACAACGATCTGGAAATGGCAGCGTCACCGGCTACTTCACCTTCCGGGCCGATCCCGACTGGGCTGAGCAGATCGGCTTGACGCTGACGGACCGAGCGGCAGTGGTGGCGTGGCTTCAGGAACAGTACCAGTCATGGTCTCCTCTCTTCATGCCGCTCCTGACGGAGACAGACGTGGGCTTCGTGAATCGTCCGATTGTCGCGTTGCCTGCTCCACTGACCTGGGACCGGGTGAAGGGCGTGACCCTCCTTGGTGACGCGGCCCACGTCATGCCGCCGCTGGGCCAGGGGGTGAATCTGGCGTTGCAAGACGCTGCTGACCTTGCTGTCGCGATCAGTGAGGAACCGAATGTGGACAGAGCTCTTCAGCGGTACGAGGAAAGGATGCTGCCCCGCGCAGGGCGCATCGCGACCGAAGTGAATGCGGGATTCACACAACTATTCAGTGCAGAACCGGGAGAGGCGCCGGATCGCACGGCAGAGCTGGCGGGCTACCGGTCGGCTGTAGAGTCCAAACGCTAA
- a CDS encoding TetR/AcrR family transcriptional regulator → MDQRAPGRRERKKAATRHAIADAALRLFLAHGFDAVNVRDVAEAADVSTTTLFKHFSTKEALLFDEGDEREHALMAAIQERLEGTSVLQALLDHVLTTGKQRALNPRLVEFEALIHSSTALEDYARRLNLKLETALAEVIAVSCGQPADDLTSRALAHFALEAPSLARRTPDPEAAMRQIFALLEHGWSAFLKR, encoded by the coding sequence ATGGATCAACGTGCTCCAGGCCGCCGTGAACGCAAAAAAGCCGCCACTCGCCACGCCATCGCAGACGCGGCGCTGCGGCTCTTCCTCGCTCACGGCTTCGACGCCGTAAACGTGCGCGATGTGGCTGAGGCTGCTGATGTCTCGACCACCACCCTGTTCAAGCACTTCTCCACCAAGGAAGCGCTTCTCTTTGACGAGGGTGACGAACGTGAACACGCGCTGATGGCCGCTATCCAGGAGCGACTGGAAGGGACAAGTGTGCTACAGGCGCTGCTGGATCACGTTCTGACGACCGGAAAACAACGGGCCCTCAACCCACGCTTGGTCGAGTTTGAAGCGCTGATTCACAGTTCGACTGCCTTAGAGGACTATGCCCGCCGGTTAAACTTGAAGCTGGAGACGGCGCTGGCTGAAGTCATCGCGGTCAGTTGTGGACAGCCTGCTGACGACCTCACCAGCCGTGCGTTGGCGCATTTCGCACTGGAAGCACCCAGTCTGGCCCGCAGAACTCCCGACCCAGAGGCCGCGATGCGGCAGATCTTCGCGCTTCTAGAGCACGGTTGGAGCGCGTTTCTCAAACGCTAG